Proteins found in one Orcinus orca chromosome 11, mOrcOrc1.1, whole genome shotgun sequence genomic segment:
- the LOC101283990 gene encoding SH3 domain-binding glutamic acid-rich-like protein 2 has protein sequence MVVRVFTASSSGFVTIKKKQQDVVRFLEANKIKSEEVDITMSEEQRQWMYKNIPPEKEPVQGNPLPPQIFNGDRYCADYDSLFESKESNTVFSFLGLKSQLASKEEP, from the coding sequence ATGGTCGTCCGCGTGTTCACCGCCTCCTCCTCGGGCTTCGTGACGATAAAGAAGAAGCAGCAGGATGTGGTTAGATTTCTGGAAGCCAACAAGATAAAGTCTGAGGAGGTGGACATCACGATGTCAGAAGAGCAGAGGCAGTGGATGTACAAAAACATCCCCCCGGAGAAGGAGCCTGTTCAGGGCAACCCTCTGCCACCTCAGATATTTAATGGTGACCGATACTGTGCAGACTATGACAGTTTATTTGAATCCAAGGAAAGCAACACAGTCTTTTCATTCTTAGGCCTGAAATCACAGTTGGCATCAAAGGAAGAACCTTAG